A stretch of DNA from Perca flavescens isolate YP-PL-M2 chromosome 11, PFLA_1.0, whole genome shotgun sequence:
GCCCCAGTATCGGCCCTTGGCCCAGTATCAAGACTTGACCAGTGTCAAGACTCGCATCCAGTATCAAGACTCTCAGGCCTCAGTATTACTGATAAGGAAACGGAGCAAATAGAAAAGCAGCAGTTGATATGTACATTATTGCATCATGATGACATCGTCGGACAGAGAAGGAAGTTCAGCTAAAGAGTTCAGAGCTTCATTTTTAAGTTCAGCAACATTTGAATTGACACTTTGTCTTCTTTTGATACATTTTGTATGTTGATGTGATGGATAAGAGATACCTCACCATGAGACCAAAATACTGCAtagataaacacacaaacacataatgtCCTTAAATCTGTTTGTTCATAATTGGAAGACTGAGATGCTTCAAGTTCTTCAGGAGGAGGCAGGAAGACAAACAGGAAAATATTGACCGTTaccatagaaaataaaaaaacactttcattaTACAAAGATTTCTGCTTGTTTTATGATTTCCAATTTCTTTGATCCAGTCTTTAAAGTCTGGCCCACACATTGTTCCTTAAACTGTCTTTTCATCGGCATGGCTTTGACGTTCATTAGCACTCATTTCTGAAGTATCAAACCAAAATTTTTAGATATAGACTTAGTAGATTATTGCTTTGTGCACTCAATTTGTATGCGGTTCATTAGACAGTTTGAAATGTTTCTTACTAATTAAATAACTGcttataaatatgtttttgtatttacaaaaaGAGCAGCAATGAATTTACTGACATTTATTTGTAGATTTTCAAGTgcttcctttaaaaaaagatagaGTACTAATACAACACTCACATGCCCATATGTTCATTTAAAGAGTTATTGGTCAATGTAATTGTTCCTCCTGTCCATACTGGCTGTAAATACCCTGTGAACTTATCCTTTAAGTCTTTTCCACCCATTTAGATTCAACACCCTTTCAACACTGACTGCTTCACGCTGCAGCCCGTGAAGCAGGCTGcactttacaggtgtgtgtgtgtagttgacATTAAAATGAAGGGCAAGGTTGAAAATGGGTGTGGTCCGAGCAAGGCCGCTGGAGATAGGGGGGTAGGAAGGAAAGGGAAAGGGCCCCCCCCACTTTACGCATCTGGTCCGATTTAGCCTCAGGGCTGTTGTGACGTCGCAAGATGATCTCTAGTATAAAGCTTCATACTAGATTTAAACACTCAAAACAGCTTGTTGTTTTAACGCTCTgagcaataaaatacaacatcTTTGTAGCGTCCATGTTGTTCCCACATTATAACTTCCCAACTCAGGAAATGGGACCATCCGAGGAGCACATAAATGCAGCATCATTTTCTCAGATGTTTTTGAATTAATTGATTGCAGAACAGAACAAGTGACTCTCCCTTAGTTGCTTATTGGTTCAATTATTGAAATTACTGATAGCCGATAAGAGAAGAGCCTGCAAAGTGAAGTGGACTCTCAACAAAACCTCCTGTTACATCATCTTGGAGGAGGTGCTTTTACACTTTGTCTTTAACTTTAACGTGTTAAGTTTTCTTTGGTTTCTCCTGGTTCTGTGAAGCTCTTTCACGACTGTCAAACAACCTTCTGGAGGCCAAAAAAATGCTAGCTAAAGCAATGTCGTTTGTTAGCGAACACCAGACCAACATTAAACAATCCTGCTAGTGCCCCCCAGAGACTGCAGGGTTCACTACACACAATATGAAATTGACGGAcagaaaaacaatatacaatataaacGATATACTGACGTTAAGCAGGGAAAATCTGTTTGTGTGACAAAATAATCTCTCACCACCACTCAATCTCTCACCACTTATGAGCTTTTTTTCTTAGCTTTCAACCCCATCCGTGCAGCCATACTATCtataaaaacaaagcattttagCCCTTCAAAGTTAAGTGTTAAGACTGCACATGGTTAGACAACAACTTCTTTCTCTGTGCCAAGATGTCAAAAGTCAATATGTGATTGTATGTGGTGTATTAACCAGGTCTAAGATAGTAATAGGCTcctgtcatatatatatatatacatacatatgaatATATTGTGTGATAGCGACTGGGAGAAGTGGAGTGTAAggcgacaaaaaaaaacaacgaaaATAACAAATATACCTCAGCCCCAAGAGACTGAATGAACAGTTGAAAAGCTCAGAATAAAGCTGGTTAGTGGCTGTGTGAGTTGAGATTATTTTGTCACACATAACATGCTAAATATTAAGCTGTACATAGAGCCTTACTAATAGCAGAGCTAAAAGCAGCATGTGTATCCTGAGGGTGGCAATAGGAGGAAAGGTAATGGGACCAAATCTAGGGTCTCTACACCAAAGAGATCATACGGTTGTTTGAAAGTTGTGAAAAAGCTTTGGGtgaatatgtttatatataaacTCTAAAATAACTAAAAGCAACCAgagaaatgtttatatttagttttttctcaTGGAGAGTGAATAAGCATGTTAAATGTATTGATTAAGTAAAGtatagagagacaaacacattgttggttttagtcttttcatgggatttgtcaACAATAAGAACAATTTAGAAAAATGCCTGCCttatcttttaatttatttttctgctgTATGTTAGGAACGAGTTGAACATGAGTGCAGGGACGTCTGAGGGAGGACAACTGAGGCATCAGTCCAGTGTTAACATGACATGAAGACATCTGCAGTAGTATTTGTTCATGACGGAGGACATCTGACATCAGGTTGGTGCTGGTTAGCTCCTCCAGCAAGAGCAAGAAGAGCTTCTGGTTTCAGAGGAGATTTGTTTAGACAGAAACAACCTCCTCCAAACTCCGAGGACCCGACCCAACCAGACCTGACTAATTTGTCCACCTTTGTGTCTCGGTTCCGGGTATCGttgagatatttttttaattccgCTTTTCAATTCTAGTTCCTCACAAATCCTGGTTCTGATCCTGGTTACCTTAGTCAAAactaaattcattaaaaaaaaactccagctTTATTTTCAGTACATTTGGGCTGCCACAAAGAGGTActtttttggtaaaaaaaaaaaatatataaatattctcTACTGTATGTTTCCATGCACAAGTTGAAtgttttactttcttttagATGTTTTGAATCTGGAGCATCAAAACAATAAATGGGGACAACAAAAAAGCAGcatactgattttttttttactattgacAACCTATTGCTTACTAAGAAGGACTTTTCcatgactgtaaaaaaaaaaaatccaaggtTTTCAAGGATGTGTGGGAGCCTTTCCGCCTCTGTTCCTTTCTGGTTTGGATAACATCATCACAGGTTGCTGTTGCGTCAGCTGTGAAGTTTCAGACCTGAACAGAAGATCCAGACAGAAGGAGAAGGTTCTCTCCTTTCAAGTTTCCTTTTGAAGCCTCAGTCAAGTGAGAAGGTTGCAGGTTTGAATCCCTGCAGCCTTGATGGCAGAGCTGACGTCTCTTCTTGACTCTTCCCTCACTCCAACAAactggaggtcaaaggtcaacagtTCGACTCCTCACCGCCACCGCTGCCATCAGTAGGGTGTGAAGAGGATTGATCCTTGGCTCGCTCTGATTGGTCCAGGAGCCGGACGCAGGAAGGAGGCGGTGAAGAGGGACGAGGAGGTTGGAGGacgaggatggagagagatggtAGGGGTTAGGGGTGAGGAGGTGGGAgtgaggaggggggaggaggagagagaggagggaggtaGCGAGATGGTGGAGGTGAGGGAGGAGGGCGGATGAGTAAATGGAGTGGAGAGGAAGGATTGAGAGAGGGAGGGCTTCACCAACTCCTTCTTAGGAGGAGAGGACAGGAAACaaggaaagaagaggaggggaaacaaaaggagaggaaacaaggaaggAGGTTAGTGGAGAGGAACCATAAGGAGACAAATAGAGGAACCAAGGAAACAGGTGAAGAAACAAggagagtagaaaaaaaaacagtgtggaataaatacaaaaagcaaataaacataATCATTAATtcaaatattatatttttttattgtctcaCCATTATTATAAGCATTCATCTATTTTACTGATGCATTCATTGATCTTCACAGATCTATAATTAACTATggttcatgccaataaagcaaactGGAAGTTGAATTTAAAGTGAGAGGTAGAGAAATACTTACAGTAAGTGAGCTGCGCTGCTGTTTGTTATAAGGGCTGTATTTGGGTTTGCTGGGTTTTCCTGCCACTCTGTCCTTGTGCCTCCTGCTGGAGATGTGCTGCAACAACCACAAACATTGATATTCTTCTGGGGTTCCCACTATGATATCATATAGTTAAACTGTGGCTGAGTCCGAAATCCATTCCTAGTTATGACAGTAGATCTGTATAAAGTACGGTTAGAATAAtgttattatactgtatgtgcccGCTGTGTTTCTACCTGTTTGAGTTGGATCTCAGAGTTGACGTGGACATCACAGATCTGGCAGTGGAAAGTTTTGTTCTGTAGGCCGGAGCCCTTCAGTGCAGAGCTGCTGCCGTTCTTCAGCTTGGCTCCGGCTCGAGGGTAGGCCTTGATTGGCCCGGCACCGCTCCGAGCCTCCAGCATCGTCTTGTGCTTTGAGCCtggaaacagagacacacagaaaccaAACTTCTGTGAAACGAGACATAATGACAATGAAAAACTAGATAAATTCCCTTCCTTCCAGCCCACTAGTTCCCGTTTATTTCTATTTAAATCAAACTCCAGATACTTGAAACTTGATGAAGACAAATAATATATCTGTGTATAGTAATCATCATCATGTAGTAACACAAGTGTTAAAAGCTCTCCCTGTTGTTGCATTCAAGGACTGTGATAAAAGCTTTCCCTGTTGTTGCATTCAAGGACTGTGATAAAAGCTCTGCTTGTTGTTGCATTCAAGGACGGATGTGATCACTCAAGCTTCCACTGAGGAGATGAAAAATGGCAGcagataaaaataataaataatcctTACATCATCTTGTTCTTCCTCACCTGCATTATGAGCCTCCAACTGAGACAGAGAGTTGACGGCGACTTTACACAGAGAGCAGTACAACAGCTTCTTCGCTTTTTCCTCCTCCGACTCCACTGAGAGAGGAGCATCCTGGGTTGAGGCctgggaaggaggaggaggagcagcaggggatgaagaggaggtgaCAGGAGCTGGAGGAGGGGGAGGCGGAGAAGCTTGGGAAGAAggggaagaggagaagaggCCTGAGGCGGGGAGAGCGGTGGGAGGACTGGAGGGAGGAGGCTCACTGCCTGGTCTGCTAGAGGAGGGGGAGgcggaggagagaggggagcaggaggggaggaggaagggttTAAGAGGAAAGGAGTCCGTGGGGCTAGATAAGAGATCTGGAGGTAAACAGGTgggagaagaggagaaggaaaaggaaaaaattttaaaaacacCGTTTGCTACTCCAAACTAAAAAATAAGTAACATTAACAGTATTTAGATCAGTGTTATTAAAATGAACCTGAGTGCTGATCGTTGCTTCTGTTAGCTGAGACAAGAGGGGTGGGGCAAACAGGACTTGTGATGCTCCCATTTGTCTCTCCAGTGATTGACAGCTTGGCCTTGGTCTTGTTCTCCTGAGACTTGAGCTTTTTGGCATGACGACTGCCTCTGTAATGAGCTTCTGCCTGAGACTGAAGAAAGAGACATACAGAGAAGTTTTAATTTTCTGTTTGGGCTTGTTTCTGTCATTTACTATGAGTCCTGATGTCACTTACTGTCTAGCCACTCTTCCACTAGCTTCTGAGACTCAGTACAGTCTTTCATTGAGGGTTTCTTTCACCAGTCTTTATGAAAAATTGCTGAATCCTTATCACTGTCCGACACTGTCAAACTATTTTTTAGCatagaaaaaaaattcaaaaactgTTTTGCTAGCACAGCAGTGTGGGTATTATACGTCATAGTAGTCAATATCAATTATATCCATCAAAACACAGTTATCTTTCCAACTTTTATCTGTAATGTCTGCTGTCTAAACAAGACAAAGAGTCtgtagccatgctagcagctctgtcaggctggtgctttgagctaaatgctgtcagcatgctaacatgctcacagtgacaatgctaacatgctgatgttaagcaggTAATATTTACCAGGTTCACCATCTTAAtttagttagcatgctaacatttgctaatttgcACTTCAGAAAGGGTCAGCTCAGAAGAATGCCATTCATTCTGAAGGTATTaaatcataaaccaaagtactaaacaaataacaaatttgACATACTTGCAATAAttgactgtatgtgtgcatttatgtgtgtttttcacaATAAGATATGCAGATACAGATAGCTTGCTAGGTGAAGATTGTAGTATTTTAGGTCTACTCAGCCTGTACATCAAACACCAGGAGTTGGAGAGCCTATGTGTTGGGATGTATATGGACTTGAAATGTGAAACCAGAATTGTGTATGAACAATTTAGATGAAGTTCAGactttttcaattttttcaaGCATTGTTTGTTTGTCCAAGACAAAATCTTATCTTAGAAGTTGTCACCACACAGTGTAACAAGCCcagagtgacagtgtgttgACTCAGTACACAAACCTCCAGGTTAACAGTGTCCTCATGTGACTGTCTAGAAGCTCCATGACTCAGCTTTTATTCAGTTTATTAGACTGAGTTAATGCTGCCCTTTGTACCCCTCTCCTCGTCTCCTTTCCTCAACAGTAATTCTTGTTTTTATGTTCACTCATGAATAACTTAAACAGCTCATGAATTAGTCATGTTTGACTGGCATGTCACTAACGATGCAGCTTGTTACCTCTCAGCAGTCATTATGTGGATGAGCTGTATCACAGCACTGTAATAATATAGATGTTAGGTACAGTAAACCTGATTACACACCTGCTGTTTTAAAGGAATGTCTGACAGGATCATCCactaaacaaaaacaagccTCACAAAGTTGTAGTATGTTCCTTAGTAGTTCTCTGCAGACAAAAATTGTAGGAAATCTTTTAAAGGAACAGTCCAACATAAACTTCAGTCAGTTTAATCTATGTGCTTTGTAAATCAGGATTACAATGCAAGTATCAACAATAAGGGAGAACTAATATTAGCGAGCAAACTAAATGTAAATTTTAGAGCACTACTGTATGTTCCATTATATTCTGACTGTTCAGAACCGTTTTAATTATTTCCCCAATTCGGTAACCACAGATTTGTAGTTGCTAATGAGCTAGTATTTGTAAAGTAGCCTAACATCTAGTAAACATAGCATAATAGCTAACAAGCAATCGAGACGTAGATGATAAGATGTACAATATATCAGTTCCATCTCTGTGTGTCCAGAGATACAGTAGGTCCAGAGTGtatttagcctagcttagcaaaAAGACTGGAAGCATGGGGAAAATGCTAGCCTATAGCTTcatcaaaagtgaaaaaagtgagaatACCCTGTAATTTTCAGCGTCACAAATCATAAAACTCTGTGAGGTCCTGGTAGGACTCCTGAGGATGATATGAACTGCCATCAACCAGAGATTTAAAGAGTTAGTCAAGACCAGACCTCAAACAATAACAAGTAATGCCGGCATTAGCTAGCAAGCAAATGTTAATTTGAGAGCACTCTCCATGTTAAATTGTGTTCTGATTGTTTAACACTGTTTTATTCATTCCCCAGTAATGAAACCACTGAGATTGATTGGtaattagtctcgcattgccagaccttcctccacagcaccgtggaggagggtctggctagtccacacagcatctggtttattggcatttctttgaaccaatcacaatcatcatgggcggcgataagctccgcacagagcccctgcaaaatagcctcgggaaggaactagttttggtggaacgtgtacgttcaaaagttgtttagtcatgcgagagaaaactcagattggacagatagtctagctagctgtctcagttTACCCTGTAGAGATCTGAGAAACAGTTAACGATAGTCCTCCAACACTAAGAAAGCGTAAGGAAACGGACGGCGAAAAGACAAGCATCTGGCGTCATTTTGTGCGGCACCGGAGAAATCCCAGAactggaacatcgtggatataacCCTAGTTGCTAATGAGAGCTAAGGTTGACATTTTAGCTTAAATGCTAGCTAACAAGGATAGGAAGGGTATCTATGTTAAAGGAACAATTCAACGTTTTATGAaatcatctttctctctgtcttctacaaatttagatgagaagatggatATCAATTTCATCTCTAAGTGTAGCTACAGACATAGGTTCAGTATGTTAAGCCTTAAGCACATGGACTGGAAGCAGGGAAGAACTGCTAGCCTAGCTCCATCAAAATAGAACAAATACACCTTCCAACAACTCCAAAGCTGTAGTTAGTTTTAGCAGCAGTTAGCGTTGGAGCTATTTGTTGACCAGCAACTGCTGGGCACAGTTACGCAAAACTACTGTCCATATTGTGGCGTTGCAAGGTTTGAGTTAGTTGTTAGTGGGTGCATTTATTTTCtaggctagcagtttcccctTGCTTGCAGTCTTTGTGAGAAGCTAGGCAAACCATGCCCTGGATGGACAGAACAATAGGAGATGAAACTGATATCAATCTTATCATCGGACTCTGAGGAAGACCAATAATTAGAGGATTTCCAGAAATGTCACACTATTACTTTGAATGTGCTTCAAACATTTTGATCGCAGCAGGACCAAGAAGTTTATCAAAGAAACATAATCAAACTGACTGGAAAAGTCTGAAAAATGATACAAGttaaacacaaacagagacacttACATCAGAGTTAAACCTCAGCTGGCAGACGTTGCATGAGACGACCTGTTTCTTCCTGGGTATAAAGGTAACGCCAAAGGTGTGGTTGATGACAGCTTTCTGCACCGGGTCCATCTGTAGGATTCACACAGAGGTCAGAGATCACCAGCCTGCTCAGGAATGGCTGAACAGTGATGACAGTGTGTTGACTCTTGTCTCTTTACCACAGTCAGCCTGTAACGCCTGCAGCTACAACACCTTGTCACTGTTActgtccctcacacacacacacacacacacacacacacacacacacacactaccgtGTTGAAGTTTGGGAACAGTCCGACTGGTGATGTCGTCTCGACAGGAAACGACAGGAATGGTTTCATCATTACCGAGGGACCATTAGCGCCAATTAGCCCTGGCAATGTCCCGCCCACTGCACCACACCCACCAcctggaaacagagagagagaaagagtttgAATGATTGATTTCCAATAACTGAGCTCATGACACTAATATTGATTTGTGTGCTTTTTAGTTCCTGGCACATGACTGGAAGTGATTGGTTCTCTGTTTAACATCAAAAAAGGAAGATGTCCTTTTAAAATCATTCAACGCATTGACATTGACAAGACATTTTTAATACTTCAGATGTTcttacagacagagagagagccttCTGTGTATATTAAAACACTTTGTGATCATACAAGTGAACTTTCTGGTTGAAATGATAAAATAATTTCCCAGGGCGAAACCAATGTTTAATATAACATTTCTACAGACTGTACAGACTGCACCAATTTGATCTTTTTCAATGGATCATA
This window harbors:
- the znf385b gene encoding zinc finger protein 385B isoform X2; translation: MKTPLSPSQLLKRGQIFAFGGMCQELMDPPTPATISVSVQQTPSPGQGGAFSLCEVCNLQLTSAAQAQLHYNGRSHLRRVRQLQARETGQQAAAGAQSRSLPQATGLSSQPAGLTPTPGLSPSLSASSSTTAGGGCGAVGGTLPGLIGANGPSVMMKPFLSFPVETTSPVGLFPNFNTMDPVQKAVINHTFGVTFIPRKKQVVSCNVCQLRFNSDSQAEAHYRGSRHAKKLKSQENKTKAKLSITGETNGSITSPVCPTPLVSANRSNDQHSDLLSSPTDSFPLKPFLLPSCSPLSSASPSSSRPGSEPPPSSPPTALPASGLFSSSPSSQASPPPPPPAPVTSSSSPAAPPPPSQASTQDAPLSVESEEEKAKKLLYCSLCKVAVNSLSQLEAHNAGSKHKTMLEARSGAGPIKAYPRAGAKLKNGSSSALKGSGLQNKTFHCQICDVHVNSEIQLKQHISSRRHKDRVAGKPSKPKYSPYNKQQRSSLTELVKPSLSQSFLSTPFTHPPSSLTSTISLPPSSLSSSPLLTPTSSPLTPTISLHPRPPTSSSLFTASFLRPAPGPIRASQGSILFTPY
- the znf385b gene encoding zinc finger protein 385B isoform X3, whose translation is MMWSSFLGQGGGCGAVGGTLPGLIGANGPSVMMKPFLSFPVETTSPVGLFPNFNTMDPVQKAVINHTFGVTFIPRKKQVVSCNVCQLRFNSDSQAEAHYRGSRHAKKLKSQENKTKAKLSITGETNGSITSPVCPTPLVSANRSNDQHSDLLSSPTDSFPLKPFLLPSCSPLSSASPSSSRPGSEPPPSSPPTALPASGLFSSSPSSQASPPPPPPAPVTSSSSPAAPPPPSQASTQDAPLSVESEEEKAKKLLYCSLCKVAVNSLSQLEAHNAGSKHKTMLEARSGAGPIKAYPRAGAKLKNGSSSALKGSGLQNKTFHCQICDVHVNSEIQLKQHISSRRHKDRVAGKPSKPKYSPYNKQQRSSLTKELVKPSLSQSFLSTPFTHPPSSLTSTISLPPSSLSSSPLLTPTSSPLTPTISLHPRPPTSSSLFTASFLRPAPGPIRASQGSILFTPY
- the znf385b gene encoding zinc finger protein 385B isoform X4, which encodes MMKPFLSFPVETTSPVGLFPNFNTMDPVQKAVINHTFGVTFIPRKKQVVSCNVCQLRFNSDSQAEAHYRGSRHAKKLKSQENKTKAKLSITGETNGSITSPVCPTPLVSANRSNDQHSDLLSSPTDSFPLKPFLLPSCSPLSSASPSSSRPGSEPPPSSPPTALPASGLFSSSPSSQASPPPPPPAPVTSSSSPAAPPPPSQASTQDAPLSVESEEEKAKKLLYCSLCKVAVNSLSQLEAHNAGSKHKTMLEARSGAGPIKAYPRAGAKLKNGSSSALKGSGLQNKTFHCQICDVHVNSEIQLKQHISSRRHKDRVAGKPSKPKYSPYNKQQRSSLTKELVKPSLSQSFLSTPFTHPPSSLTSTISLPPSSLSSSPLLTPTSSPLTPTISLHPRPPTSSSLFTASFLRPAPGPIRASQGSILFTPY
- the znf385b gene encoding zinc finger protein 385B isoform X1, which codes for MKTPLSPSQLLKRGQIFAFGGMCQELMDPPTPATISVSVQQTPSPGQGGAFSLCEVCNLQLTSAAQAQLHYNGRSHLRRVRQLQARETGQQAAAGAQSRSLPQATGLSSQPAGLTPTPGLSPSLSASSSTTAGGGCGAVGGTLPGLIGANGPSVMMKPFLSFPVETTSPVGLFPNFNTMDPVQKAVINHTFGVTFIPRKKQVVSCNVCQLRFNSDSQAEAHYRGSRHAKKLKSQENKTKAKLSITGETNGSITSPVCPTPLVSANRSNDQHSDLLSSPTDSFPLKPFLLPSCSPLSSASPSSSRPGSEPPPSSPPTALPASGLFSSSPSSQASPPPPPPAPVTSSSSPAAPPPPSQASTQDAPLSVESEEEKAKKLLYCSLCKVAVNSLSQLEAHNAGSKHKTMLEARSGAGPIKAYPRAGAKLKNGSSSALKGSGLQNKTFHCQICDVHVNSEIQLKQHISSRRHKDRVAGKPSKPKYSPYNKQQRSSLTKELVKPSLSQSFLSTPFTHPPSSLTSTISLPPSSLSSSPLLTPTSSPLTPTISLHPRPPTSSSLFTASFLRPAPGPIRASQGSILFTPY